In Brachypodium distachyon strain Bd21 chromosome 2, Brachypodium_distachyon_v3.0, whole genome shotgun sequence, one genomic interval encodes:
- the LOC104583029 gene encoding zinc finger CCCH domain-containing protein 1: MERVIRRWDSTPEDVIVLQTGGGPVRPQPSSAGIVPQQQCPDLPPPPPEKLYYKTKLCDKYETTGFCMYAEGCTFAHGHADLRRPTHGFADLRRLPPDAHGPAGAVGGRVCHNFRDRGVCHYGEKCVFPHTSAPGSGREIRNTGEPRRSEASPAARASSATAPRYGSAPGRAFPPLPAPVVPRQMPEQQQQQGAPKVSVLERLSQRKTRGIYGDWPEHL; the protein is encoded by the exons atggAGAGGGTGATCCGCCGCTGGGACTCGACGCCGGAGGACGTGATCGTGCTGCAGACCGGCGGGGGCCCGGTTCGCCCGCAGCCGTCGTCGGCTGGGATCGTGCCGCAGCAGCAGTGCCCggacctgccgccgccgccgccggagaagctcTACTACAAGACCAAGCTCTGCGACAAGTACGAGACCACCGGGTTCTGCATGTACGCCGAAGGCTGCACCTTCGCCCACGGCCACGCCGACCTCCGCCGCCCGACGCACGGCTTCGCCGAcctgcgccgcctgccgcccgACGCCCACGGCCCTGctggcgcggtcggcggcagGGTGTGCCACAACTTCAGGGACAGGGGCGTCTGCCACTACGGCGAAAAGTGCGTCTTCCCCCATACATCTGCACCAGGATCGG GTCGGGAGATTCGCAACACAGGGGAGCCGCGGAGGAGCGAGGCCTCGCCTGCTGCGAGGGCGTCGTCGGCCACGGCGCCGCGCTATGGCTCGGCTCCGGGGAGGGCCTTCCCGCCGCTGCCTGCGCCGGTCGTTCCCCGTCAGAtgccggagcagcagcagcagcagggtgCTCCCAAGGTCAGCGTCCTGGAGCGTCTGAGCCAGAGGAAGACCCGTGGCATCTACGGCGACTGGCCGGAGCATCTCTGA